In Leishmania mexicana MHOM/GT/2001/U1103 complete genome, chromosome 34, one DNA window encodes the following:
- a CDS encoding pyruvate kinase: MLRMHTLCCSQLAHNLTLSIFEPVANHRATRIVCTIGPSTQSVEALKGLIQSGMSVARMNFSHGSHEYHQTTINNVRQAAAELGVNIAIALDTKGPEIRTGQFVGGEAVMERGATCYVTTDPAFADKGTKDKFYIDYHNLSKVVHPGGYIYIDDGILILHVQSHEDEQTLKCTVTNAHTISDRRGVNLPGCDVDLPAVSPKDCADLQFGVEQGVDMIFASFIRSAEQVGEVRKALGAKGRDIMIICKIENHQGVQNIDSIIEES; the protein is encoded by the coding sequence ATGCTTCGCATGCACACTCTTTGCTGCTCGCAGTTGGCTCACAACCTGACGCTCTCGATCTTCGAGCCGGTTGCGAACCACCGGGCAACCCGGATCGTGTGCACTATCGGCCCTAGCACACAGAGcgtggaggcgctgaaggGACTGATTCAGAGCGGCATGTCTGTTGCGCGCATGAACTTCTCGCACGGGTCACACGAGTACCACCAGACAACAATCAACAATGTGCGCCaggccgccgcggagctTGGTGTGAATATCGCGATTGCGCTGGACACAAAGGGGCCCGAGATTCGGACGGGACAGTTCGTTGGTGGCGAGGCCGTGATGGAGCGAGGCGCGACGTGCTACGTGACGACAGACCCTGCGTTTGCTGACAAGGGCACGAAGGACAAGTTCTACATCGACTACCACAACCTGTCGAAGGTGGTGCACCCTGGCGGCTACATCTACATCGACGACGGCATTCTGATCCTGCACGTGCAGAGCCACGAGGACGAGCAGACGCTGAAGTGCACGGTGACTAACGCGCACACGATCTCTGACCGGCGCGGTGTGAACCTGCCGGGGTGCGACGTGGACCTGCCGGCTGTGTCACCGAAGGACTGCGCGGACCTGCAGTTTGGCGTGGAGCAGGGCGTGGACATGATCTTCGCGTCGTTCATCCGGAGCGCGGAGCAGGTGGGCGAGGTGCGGAAGGCGCTTGGCGCGAAGGGACGCGACATCATGATCATCTGCAAGATCGAGAACCACCAGGGCGTGCAGAATATCGACTCTATCATTGAGGAGAGC
- a CDS encoding putative pyruvate kinase, whose translation MSQLAHNLTLSIFEPVANHRATRIVCTIGPSTQSVEALKGLIQSGMSVARMNFSHGSHEYHQTTINNVRQAAAELGVNIAIALDTKGPEIRTGQFVGGEAVMERGATCYVTTDPAFADKGTKDKFYIDYHNLSKVVHPGGYIYIDDGILILHVQSHEDEQTLKCTVTNAHTISPARCEPAGVRRGPAGCVTEGLRGPAVWPVQGVDMIFASFIRSAEQVGEVRKALGAKGRDIMIICKIENHQGVQNIDSIIEESDGIMVARGDLGVEIPAEKVVVAQKILISKCNVAGKPVICATQMLESMTYNPRPTRAEVSDVANAVFNGADCVMLSGETAKGKYPNEVVQYMARICLEAQSAVNEYVFFNSIKKLQPIPMSAEEAVCSSAVNSVYETKANVMVVLSNTGRSARLVAKYRPNCPIVCVTTRLQTCRQLNITQGVESVFFDAEKLGHDEGKEQRVAMGVGFAKSKGYVQTGDYCVVIHADHKVKGYANQTRILLVE comes from the exons ATGTCGCAGTTGGCTCACAACCTGACGCTCTCGATCTTCGAGCCGGTTGCGAACCACCGGGCAACCCGGATCGTGTGCACTATCGGCCCTAGCACACAGAGcgtggaggcgctgaaggGACTGATTCAGAGCGGCATGTCTGTTGCGCGCATGAACTTCTCGCACGGGTCACACGAGTACCACCAGACAACAATCAACAATGTGCGCCaggccgccgcggagctTGGTGTGAATATCGCGATTGCGCTGGACACAAAGGGGCCCGAGATTCGGACGGGACAGTTCGTTGGTGGCGAGGCCGTGATGGAGCGAGGCGCGACGTGCTACGTGACGACAGACCCTGCGTTTGCTGACAAGGGCACGAAGGACAAGTTCTACATCGACTACCACAACCTGTCGAAGGTGGTGCACCCTGGCGGCTACATCTACATCGACGACGGCATTCTGATCCTGCACGTGCAGAGCCACGAGGACGAGCAGACGCTGAAGTGCACGGTGACTAACGCGCACACGATCTCT CCGGCGCGGTGTGAACCTGCCGGGGTGCGACGTGGACCTGCCGGCTGTGTCACCGAAGGACTGCGCGGACCTGCAGTTTGGCCCGTACAGGGCGTGGACATGATCTTCGCGTCGTTCATCCGGAGCGCGGAGCAGGTGGGCGAGGTGCGGAAGGCGCTTGGCGCGAAGGGACGCGACATCATGATCATCTGCAAGATCGAGAACCACCAGGGCGTGCAGAATATCGACTCTATCATtgaggagagcgacggcaTCATGGTTGCGCGCGGCGACCTCGGTGTTGAGATCCCAGCGGAGAAGGTGGTGGTTGCGCAGAAGATCCTGATCAGCAAGTGCAACGTTGCCGGCAAGCCGGTGATCTGCGCGACGCAGATGCTGGAGAGTATGACGTACAACCCCCGCCCTACGCGCGCTGAGGTATCGGATGTCGCTAACGCTGTCTTCAACGGTGCGGATTGCGTGATGCTGTCTGGTGAGACGGCGAAGGGCAAGTATCCGAATGAGGTGGTTCAGTACATGGCGCGCATCTGCCTGGAGGCGCAGAGCGCCGTTAACGAATACGTCTTCTTCAACAGCATCAAAAAACTGCAGCCCATCCCGATGAGTGCCGAGGAGGCTGTTTGCAGCAGTGCCGTGAACTCTGTGTATGAGACCAAGGCAAATGTAATGGTGGTGCTGAGCAACACGGGCCGAAGCGCTCGACTGGTGGCGAAGTACCGTCCGAACTGCCCgattgtgtgtgtgacgaCGCGTCTTCAGACGTGCCGCCAGCTGAACATTACACAAGGCGTGGAGAGTGTTTTTTTTGATGCAGAAAAGCTGGGCCACGATGAGGGCAAGGAGCAGCGCGTCGCCATGGGTGTTGGATTCGCCAAATCGAAGGGTTATGTGCAGACTGGTGACTACTGCGTTGTGATTCACGCCGATCACAAGGTCAAAGGCTATGCGAACCAGACGCGCATTCTTCTCGTCGAGTAA